One window from the genome of Bdellovibrio sp. NC01 encodes:
- a CDS encoding AgmX/PglI C-terminal domain-containing protein, which produces MLTLIVRQSLKNGTAKTWKLRSTNNTQTFGSSRDADVISIAPGTKGIQGLFEFRDNQWWYVNMDLMTSAKASGSPALSLNKDQVLELEDCTLSFTPVKREVDLYMRLEKAGRESQELGKQFQLFMVKQAGVVIQTKILPLNKKFQPALSSEKIACVPSPEWHRQMVGDLEVSQRTLSLEDAARLARFSPSQLVDEDSKKGVVLMLGAAAFFITLAIFSPKSNHLVAEAPPKVAQKIIVKTEIKPKRKKAEAAKPAQVAVQAAPAAGPKAEMPTGGGGGKLANMMKSISNGRISQLIGKVSAQGAKSNNVIFANGVKAGSGPSGRALAAVGSMERSGRDWGAAGNGSGVMISTNGRGGGKNAAGMGGLAAGGTGSGGVGLIEEESEITGGLDREVIAQYIKSKLGQILYCYERQLSANPDLFGKVAVKFTIGPTGQVEQQLIGDTTLKNATVEGCILNRVAAWKFPTPQGGTRVLVTYPFLFKSTN; this is translated from the coding sequence ATGCTCACGTTAATTGTACGTCAGTCTCTTAAGAACGGGACTGCAAAAACTTGGAAGTTGCGTTCAACAAATAATACACAAACATTCGGTTCATCTCGCGATGCCGATGTGATCTCGATCGCTCCTGGTACAAAAGGCATTCAAGGTCTTTTTGAATTCCGTGACAACCAGTGGTGGTACGTAAATATGGATCTTATGACAAGCGCAAAAGCCTCTGGTTCCCCTGCTTTGTCATTGAATAAAGATCAAGTGCTTGAGTTAGAAGATTGCACTCTTTCTTTCACTCCGGTGAAAAGAGAAGTCGATCTTTACATGCGCCTTGAAAAAGCAGGCCGTGAATCACAAGAACTTGGCAAACAATTCCAATTGTTCATGGTGAAACAAGCTGGTGTTGTTATTCAAACGAAGATCCTTCCTTTGAATAAAAAATTCCAACCTGCATTGAGCTCTGAAAAGATCGCATGTGTGCCGTCTCCGGAATGGCACCGCCAAATGGTTGGCGATCTTGAAGTCAGCCAAAGAACATTGTCTTTGGAAGATGCTGCAAGACTTGCACGCTTCTCTCCAAGTCAATTGGTTGATGAAGACTCTAAAAAAGGTGTGGTGTTGATGTTGGGAGCTGCGGCTTTCTTCATTACACTGGCGATCTTCTCTCCGAAGTCGAACCACCTTGTGGCAGAGGCTCCACCAAAAGTGGCGCAAAAAATTATTGTTAAAACTGAAATCAAACCTAAGCGTAAAAAAGCTGAAGCTGCAAAACCTGCGCAAGTGGCAGTGCAAGCGGCTCCTGCTGCAGGTCCTAAGGCAGAAATGCCAACAGGTGGTGGCGGCGGTAAATTGGCGAACATGATGAAATCGATTTCGAACGGTCGTATTTCGCAATTGATCGGCAAAGTTTCTGCGCAAGGTGCAAAATCTAACAACGTGATTTTCGCAAATGGCGTGAAAGCAGGTTCGGGTCCTTCAGGTCGTGCCTTGGCTGCAGTCGGCAGCATGGAACGTTCTGGTCGTGACTGGGGTGCTGCAGGTAACGGCAGTGGCGTGATGATTTCTACGAACGGTCGCGGTGGCGGTAAAAACGCTGCTGGTATGGGTGGCCTTGCAGCTGGTGGCACTGGTAGCGGTGGCGTTGGCTTGATCGAAGAGGAATCAGAAATTACGGGCGGTTTGGACCGTGAGGTTATCGCTCAGTACATTAAATCTAAATTGGGTCAGATCCTTTATTGTTATGAAAGACAATTGAGTGCGAATCCAGATTTGTTCGGTAAAGTTGCTGTGAAATTCACGATCGGTCCAACGGGCCAAGTGGAACAACAGTTAATCGGAGACACAACACTTAAGAACGCAACCGTTGAGGGATGTATATTGAATAGGGTTGCGGCATGGAAGTTCCCTACTCCACAGGGTGGGACTCGAGTGCTGGTAACGTAT